One window of the Rosa rugosa chromosome 3, drRosRugo1.1, whole genome shotgun sequence genome contains the following:
- the LOC133741142 gene encoding phospholipase D alpha 1-like has translation MPRLLHGTLYATIYGIDKLHSGCGLGLLWKSPKKCVDQIKRLVLCGPQISGSKIYATVDLDKARVARTRMINNPHNPIWKEDFHIYSAHFISHIIFTVKANDPIGATLIGRAYIPVEDIIKGYVVDRWVEILDEEHNPIHGNSRIHVQLQFSSVAEDAHCHWSQGLRSPDYEGVPWTFFNQRQGCRVTLYQDSHVADDFNPGIPMANGGFYEPRGCWEDIFDAITNAKHLIYITGWSVSTEINLLRDPQRRKAGDELTLGQLLKKKADEGVLVLLLVWDDRTSIPQFKKDGLMTTHDQETEEYFRNTKVHCFLCPRNPDLGRSIIQGFETSTMFTHHQKTVVVDSEIVSGDPSQKRRILSFVGGIDLCDGRYDTQKHPLFSTLGTTHHKDFHQPNFPGSSIRKGGPREPWHDIHCKLEGPVAWDVLYNFEQRWKKQVGDKFLFSLSKLEEITVHPLQNKLSNDSEAWNVQLFRSIDNGAALGFPENPLEATQRGLVSGKNNIIDRSIQDAYVHAIRRAKNFIYIENQYFLGSSFGWRSKDIKDEDINALHLIPKELSLKIVSKIEAGERFAVYIVLPMWPEGIPESGSVQAILDWQKRTLEMMYTDISEALQRKGLNANPRDYLTFFCLGNRETVKDGEYVPPETPEPDTDYIRAQKARRFMIYVHSKMMIVDDEYIIIGSANINQRSMDGARDSEIAMGAFQTNYLANSTDPARGEIYAFRVTLWYEHLKVLDSSFLNPESMECIRTVNHLAETNWDLFSSDTFPGDLPGHLLRYPVEVSKTGALTTLPGFEHFPDTKARVFGTKSEYLLPLLTT, from the exons ATGCCACGTCTGCTTCATGGGACACTTTATGCAACAATTTATGGGATTGATAAGCTACACAGTGGATGTGGACTCGGCTTATTGTGGAAG TCGCCTAAAAAATGTGTAGATCAAATCAAGAGGCTGGTACTGTGCGGACCTCAG ATCTCTGGTTCCAAAATCTATGCAACAGTTGATCTAGACAAGGCTCGGGTGGCACGAACCCGAATGATAAACAATCCCCACAACCCCATATGGAAGGAAGATTTCCACATCTACAGTGCTCATTTCATCTCACACATTATCTTCACTGTCAAAGCTAATGATCCTATTGGTGCCACACTCATAGGAAGAGCTTATATACCAGTTGAAGATATCATAAAGGGCTATGTGGTGGACAGATGGGTTGAGATACTAGATGAAGAACACAATCCCATCCATGGAAACTCTAGAATTCATGTCCAGTTGCAATTCTCAAGTGTTGCAGAAGATGCTCATTGCCATTGGTCTCAGGGACTCAGAAGTCCTGACTATGAGGGTGTTCCTTGGACCTTTTTCAATCAAAGACAGGGTTGCAGGGTTACCCTCTACCAAGATTCGCATGTCGCGGATGATTTTAATCCTGGGATTCCTATGGCCAATGGGGGATTCTACGAGCCACGAGGATGTTGGGAGGACATATTTGATGCAATCACTAATGCAAAACACTTGATCTACATAACTGGCTGGTCTGTCTCCACTGAAATAAACTTGCTGAGGGATCCACAAAGGCGAAAAGCAGGAGATGAGCTCACATTAGGACAGCTTCTCAAGAAAAAGGCTGATGAGGGTGTTCTAGTTCTCTTGCTTGTTTGGGATGACAGAACTTCTATTCCTCAATTTAAAAAGGATGGTCTGATGACAACACATGATCAAGAAACTGAGGAGTACTTTCGAAACACAAAAGTTCATTGCTTCCTTTGCCCGAGGAACCCTGATCTTGGTAGAAGCATTATTCAAGGTTTTGAGACTTCTACAATGTTCACTCACCATCAAAAAACAGTTGTAGTTGACAGTGAGATAGTCAGTGGAGATCCCTCGCAAAAAAGGAGGATTCTGAGCTTTGTTGGAGGCATTGATCTTTGTGATGGAAGATATGACACTCAGAAACACCCCCTATTTTCAACTCTAGGCACAACTCACCATAAGGACTTCCATCAGCCAAACTTTCCAGGCTCTTCGATTAGAAAAGGCGGTCCAAGAGAGCCATGGCATGATATCCATTGCAAACTTGAAGGGCCTGTTGCTTGGGATGTCTTGTACAACTTTGAGCAGAGGTGGAAAAAGCAAGTTGGTGACAAGTTCTTATTTTCACTAAGCAAGCTTGAGGAAATCACAGTTCACCCTTTACAGAACAAGTTATCAAATGACAGTGAAGCATGGAATGTTCAGCTGTTTCGTTCCATCGACAATGGAGCTGCTTTGGGATTTCCTGAGAATCCACTTGAAGCAACACAAAGGGGACTTGTGAGTGGGAAGAACAACATCATAGACAGAAGCATCCAGGATGCATATGTCCATGCCATTCGCCGAGCAAAGAATTTCATTTACATAGAGAATCAGTACTTCCTTGGAAGCTCATTTGGGTGGAGATCAAAAGATATCAAGGATGAGGATATTAATGCTCTGCATCTTATCCCAAAGGAGCTGTCACTGAAGATTGTTAGTAAAATTGAAGCAGGGGAGAGGTTTGCTGTCTACATTGTTCTCCCAATGTGGCCAGAAGGTATACCCGAGAGTGGTTCTGTTCAGGCTATATTAGATTGGCAAAAAAGGACATTGGAGATGATGTACACTGATATCTCTGAGGCCCTTCAGAGAAAGGGTTTGAATGCAAACCCTAGAGACTATCTTACATTCTTCTGCCTTGGGAACCGGGAGACCGTGAAGGATGGAGAATATGTACCTCCAGAGACTCCAGAGCCAGACACTGATTACATCAGAGCTCAGAAGGCCCGGCGCTTCATGATTTATGTGCACTCAAAAATGATGATAG TTGATGATGAATACATTATCATTGGATCTGCCAACATAAACCAAAGGTCAATGGATGGGGCGAGGGACTCCGAAATTGCTATGGGAGCATTTCAGACTAATTATTTGGCTAATTCCACTGACCCAGCTAGGGGAGAGATATATGCTTTCAGGGTGACACTATGGTATGAGCACCTTAAAGTGCTTGACAGCTCTTTCTTGAATCCAGAATCAATGGAATGCATCCGGACGGTGAATCACCTTGCGGAAACAAACTGGGATCTTTTCTCAAGTGACACTTTTCCTGGTGACCTTCCCGGTCACCTTCTTCGATATCCTGTTGAGGTAAGCAAGACTGGAGCTCTAACAACACTGCCGGGGTTCGAACATTTCCCCGACACCAAGGCTCGAGTCTTTGGCACCAAGTCTGAGTACCTTCTTCCACTCCTTACCACCTAG